In the genome of Xenopus tropicalis strain Nigerian chromosome 10, UCB_Xtro_10.0, whole genome shotgun sequence, the window TTAAACACATTTTTCGAGTTTTACCAGTACTTTCGGctcaaaaaatttgtgatttaCTGTGGCAAAGGAACGTATTTAATGACTGACTGATCTGTTGCAGGTTGCTGTCCAGTTAAAGAAACAGTTCGCCCTTCTCCAAGATGGCTTCCTTTCATATCCTGTGGACTGTCATTGCCCTATTGCATACAACCCACGCTTACGATGGTATGTTTATAATggttatttatattttctatgcattttaagtagtgatgagcaaatctatcgtGTTACGAAATACGGCCGCCGTGTGATTTtattgacgtgaccacaactttttggtCAAATCTTTCttcaaaaaattcaccaatggcgagaTTGGGAATTTCAGTGTGCCTCAGTGTAGTGCAGCATACTCCCCAGCTCCAGAGAGGAGGAGGGCCATTCTTTCCATTTATCTCTCTGTATTTCCCCCCGTTAGGGTTGCCACGCTGTAACTGTATGTCGGATTTCACAAAGAGAGGCGATGAGGTCACTGTGCCCTGTCATAATATTCACGCTCTGAAATCTATAAAAGTGATGGAATGTAAGAATAGCCCCTCGGAATGCAATGAATCCATGGTGCGAATGGAAGTGAACGACAGTCACACAAGTTCGGAGAGCGAATTCGGCTCGCTAAGCTTTAACCCCGCCAAAAAGACGGCAGAGCTCATACTGTACGGGAGGAATGCCGGCTGCTACTGTATGTCTATGAGTGCTGGCAATGGGAGGGTTCATCGTGACGACTGTTACTTTCTACCACCGGTGAAAAAAGGTGAGTAGGAAGATtgtaaagtggggggggggggggtaaagggccACTAACATTGAAATAGGACCCCAAAAGCACAGGCCTTAGTACTCAATTCATAGAGATCTTCTATCTGGGCCTCTCTATTTTGTTTGGGTCTGTCTCTGGCCAACAGATAAGCAGCAGGCACTGGTTTTACTTTGCACTGGTTAACTGATAAACTACCTAATGCTCCTCCCACAATTGCCCACAAGAACAAGGAAGCAGGAAACTGAAAGCACTTTTTATCTTTTTGCTCTGTCTATTTCAAGAcataaaaaccatagatttttcttaaataaaacacTAACATTGAAATAAGCCTAGAAACAGGGGGGTCATTTATTTAGACCCCAGACTGGGGTACAAAAGTACAGCCCCGGCACGGTGCATAGAGCACAGCGGCAGCAGGTATAGGGAACCCCTGTCCTGCCATCTGCCCTGTGATCCCCTGATTAATTCTGAATACAGAGAATTAACCCActatttccatttattttgttGGTGCAGTTCAAGAGCAAATGATTACGGAACAGACGACTATGGAACAGACCCAGGAATCTGGAACCCAAAGTGAGTGATTCTGTCATTGCAGCGACCCAGTTTTAGCAGGAACTTTCTAGAAATTCAGatttgtaaatgtgtgtatatatatatatctatagatatatagatatatatatataacatgtcaCCATCCTGTCCTATAGGATAAAAATACACATGCCATGCTTAATCAGGCCTGTAActgatagcagccaatcagctgatAGCTTTTCTTCAGCTACTACAGTCACAGTAATGAGAGCAggcatctaattggttgctgtgggctgcCGGTCTGGGGTAAACATTTCCTGATTAGAAATTTCTGCCAAGGCAACAGAAGTAGGCCAATGGGTAGAAAGTGGGGAGAATAGGTCTGGAAAGATACAaatcaaaattaaaaatgtaagaagTCGCCATTGGAGCCCCTGTGAGAGGCGGAATCCCCATCACTTTGCTAATCACTTGTTTTTATTGACAGCTACGGTGTCCATTCACTCTGCCAAATCACCAGAAATGTACAAGGGTaagtgatatttatatatttatactgttattGTCCCATGTGGATAGTTGATTTTCAGGGATATCAGCCGCCCCTCCCCAGACTTTAACCATGGGtgatttttgaccacgccccttgTCCCTCCCCTTCCCTACTGCCTGTACAGGTTTCATAGTTCTGAAACCAAGACAAAACTCTGCGATCGCTCCGCCCCCCCCAACATCACCAGCTCCACCCCCTAGTGTCATCCATCTCCTCCCCTCTCCCCAAACATCACTGCCTAGATCGCTACCAGTAAAATAAAATTTGGGGtgagaaggaattctgggaaaaaagccCAAGATCACTCCTGGGTTTGGGCCCAGGACAGCAGCTTGAATGGGCACCCCAAGGGACCCTATATGgcaaaaatgtacttttcttttCATTCCTTTCTTTTGTCCCTACAGACCCGCCCAAGATTTGGTATTTGCCTCTGACCATAGTGGCGGTTGCCACACTCATTGCCGTTTACATCTTGGTGAGCTCTTTATAAAGTCTATAATACAGCACTTTATTGGGTTTTTATGATACTGCAGAAAAGGGAGAGGCTGAAAATTGTCATATTTTCCacttatttaaccctttcactgccagccgatatGGACAAAGTGGACCTTCTACTACCAGACTGTTTCTGAGCATTTTGCACTCTTTCCCTTTGGGGGGGGGCTTTCCAagaggggacttttagtttacctgggcaaataatatattgtttttttcggcagaacctaagctttcaaaatatgcaagcgtttttgtgtaattacaattctgtgacaagatataggcctctaaatgtctaaaaaatgaagagaaataatatttttcataatataaacacgtATATCAGAAACAGGgattattttatgcaggaaaatacaactgatttggaaagttcaatgtctcttgaacgcaccaataccaaatatatatagttttatggagatttctcacttgtatgggTCAAAaagtcccagcagtacactggtaacgttccaaagcactgctccagaaagctgcatactttggatttcaaggccaaatattccattTGGACATGTA includes:
- the LOC101731925 gene encoding uncharacterized protein LOC101731925; translated protein: MASFHILWTVIALLHTTHAYDGLPRCNCMSDFTKRGDEVTVPCHNIHALKSIKVMECKNSPSECNESMVRMEVNDSHTSSESEFGSLSFNPAKKTAELILYGRNAGCYCMSMSAGNGRVHRDDCYFLPPVKKVQEQMITEQTTMEQTQESGTQTTVSIHSAKSPEMYKDPPKIWYLPLTIVAVATLIAVYILRKRRTRQAKMNESAEAILGTEEA